The following DNA comes from Arcobacter cloacae.
CATATCTTCTTTGTTTATTGGTCCTAAAAATTCTACTTTTACCATTTTAACCCCTTACTTATTATATTTATATTATTATACTGCCCAAATTCTAACATAATAAGGACAAATATTTTATGATATTTGCTAAAATTGATTTTATTAATTTATTACCATTTCATATTTATATAAAAAAAAACATACAATCTTCTCAATTAAAATCAATAATTGAATATAAAAAATCTTATCCATCTTATATAAATAATAAATTTAAAAAAAGAAAAGTTGACAGTGCTTTCATCTCTTCAATAGCTTCAAGAAATGAAAAATATTTAGATTTTGGAATAGTTGCAAAAAATGAAGTGCTTTCTGTATTATTAATACCAGGAAAACAAGAAACAGATTTTCAATCTCAAACTTCAAATGCTCTAGCAAAAGTTTTAGATTTAAGGGGAAAAGTAATTATTGGAGATAAAGCACTTAAATTTTATCATGAAAATCCAAATATTTTAAAAATTGATTTGGCAAAACAATGGCAAGACAAATACAATTTACCTTTTGTGTTTGCAGTTTTATGTTTTAATAAAAATCAAACAAAATTAAAATCAATAACAAAAAAATTCAATAAAAAACATATCAAAATACCTCAATATATATTAGAACAATATTCAAAAAGAAGTGGTGTATCTAAAAAAAATATTTTAAATTATTTAACTAAAATTGACTATAATTTAGGAATAAAAGAAAAAAGAGCTTTAAAACTCTTTTTAAAATTAACAAAAGAAAAAGGATTGAAATGACTATATTTGATGCAATAATTTTAGGTGTTATCGAAGGAATAACAGAATTTTTACCAATATCTTCAACAGGACACTTAATTGTTGCTAGTGAATTTTTAGGATTAGAACAAACAAATGTTAATAAAGCTTTTGAAGTTATAATTCAATTTGCAGCGATTTTAGCTGTTGTTTTAAACTACCCATCTAAATTTACATTTTCGCATATAAATTTGTGGACAAAAGTATTACTAGCTTTTTTACCAATAGCAATTATAGGCTTCATTTTCTCTTCTCAAATTAAAGCAATGTTTAATATAGAAATCGTAGCATGGATGTTTATTATTGGTGGAATTATATTTTTAATAGTTGAAAAATTTTATAATGAAAAAGAGACTCATACTACTGATGTTGAAGATGTAACTTTCAAACAAGCAATGTGGATTGGGATAGCTCAAATATTTGCCTTAATTCCGGGAACTAGTAGAGCAGGAGCAAGTATAATTGGTGCTATGTTGGTAAAATTAAATAGAAAAGCCAGTGCTGAATTCTCTTTTTTATTAGCATTTCCTGTTATGTGTGCAACAACAGGTTATGATTTATTAAAGCATCATAATGAATTATTTGTTGCGGGAAATATACTTAATCTTTTTGTGGGATTTATTGTATCTTTTATAGTTGCATTTTTAGCAATAAAACTATTCTTAAAATTCCTAGAAAACTTTACATTCGTAGCTTTTGGAATTTATAGAATACTTTTTGGAATATTACTTTTAACTCTTTTTTAAAATAATATCAACTATTTGAGATGTGGCATTTGGATTAATAGAACTTATTAATTCAATGCTAATTTTATGAATATCTGAATTTAAAGCTTCAAAGAAATAATCTTCACTTAATTCATCTTCTCTTTGTAAAAAACATAAATTTTTATCTTTTAATACTTTTGCATTATAATATTGATGATCAGCTGCTGCGTATTTATAAGGAATAAATAATGTTGGTAAATGATTTGCACATAACTCCCAAAGAGTTGATGCACCTGCTCTACTTACTGCGAAATCTGCTTGAGCCATTTTTGATGGAATTTGTTTAGAAAAATCGAAAACATCAGCATTGATATTTAGTTTTTTATATTCATTTTTTACTCTTTCAAAATCATTTTTCCCTGTTTGATGAATAATCTTTATTCCCATTTCATTTAATTTAGAAGCAACTTTTAAAGCAAAATCATTTATACAAATTGCTCCTTGAGAACCCCCGAAGAATGCAACTGTTTTAACTTTTTCTCTAACTCTTGAAAAATTAAAAAATTCATTTGAAACAGGATAATCCTTAACCAATGAATTATCATCAAATGAGGAAAAAACTTCTGTTGCAAACTTTGATGTTAGCTCATTTAATTTGCCCATTTTTGAATTTTGTTCATGAATATAAAGATTGCAATCTCTTTTTAATATAGAAGCAAACGTTGCAGGCGCTGCTGAAAATCCTCCAACAGAAATTACAACTTTTATTTTATATTTGAAATATAGATTTAAACAATAGATAGTTTTAGAAAAAATATTAAATAAAGAAACAATTTTTCCAAATCCTTTTTTATTTACAACACCTCTTGTATCCAAAAAATATTTCTCTTTGATTCTTGTGTCATTTTCAAACCAAAATTTATCTTGACCATTTGAAGAACCAATAAAAATTATATTAATTCCTCTTTTGTATAAATCTTCAATAAAAGCATCTGCAACTTTTAGATGCCCACCTGTTCCACCACCTGTTACAACAACTGTTTCAATCATATATTTTTAACCTTTTTTTTCACATCTTCTTCTTTTACTACTCTACTAATTGACAATACTAATCCTATTGAAACAGCCATCGCAAGCATTGATGAACCTCCATAAGAAAGAAATGGAACAGCAATACCTTTTATTGGAATCATTCCTGAAATTCCATATGAATTTATCAAAAATGCAACAATAACCATTAAGGCAACACCTAAGGTAAATAGATGATAAATTGGATTTTCTACTCTTCTACTAATTTTAAAAATTCTCCAAACAATACTAAAAATTAATGAACAAATAATAAACAATCCAATTAATCCTATTTCTTCAGTAATACCTGCTAAAACAAAGTCCGTATGAACTTCAGATAAAAACCCTACTTTAATATCTCCTAAAGCTACTCCTTGACCAAAAAAACCACCATTATGAATAGCATTTAATGAATGGGAAACTTGATAAGGCTCCGGTAATTCATCTATTCTTAAATATGGTTCAGCCCAAGAAGGAAGAACAGATAATATACCATCTTGAACCATTGCCCACCATGAGTGAATTCTTTGAATCCTATGAGGTGCAGCTACAATTAAACCAACTAAACCAACTAATGCAATTATTCCTAGAGCTAAAAAGATTTTAAATGATCTATTAGCAAAAATTAATAATACAACTAAAATAACACCTAATAATACAACTTGACCTAAATCTTTTTGTAAAAAAGCAATTATAAATACAACAACAAAAAATGTTAAAAAATAAGGCGCTAATAATAAAACTTCATCAACTAATCCAAGTTTTTTGGGTTGATATATAACTTTTCTATGAAATGACCAAGATAGAAAATAAATAAATCCTATTTTAAAAAATTCAACAGGTGATAGTGAAAATCCAGGAAGCCTAATCCATCTATTCGCTCCACCAGAAGCTGTTACTAACGATCCTGGTAAAAAAGGCATAGCAATCATTAATAAGAAAAATATAATAAAAAAAGTCATACCTACTTTTTCTACGATTTTATCAGGATCCTTTTTTGATAAAAACCACATTAAAAATATAGATACAATTCCTACTAAACTTTGTCTTATAAAAAAATGGAATTGATTATAACCAAAATACTCTACTGTATAAATAGTCAATGAATACGAAAATATTATACTTATAATAATTAATAATGACACCAATATAAACAGAGTATAATCTGCTTCATTTTTATTTAAATTATTGTTGATTGATTTAATATTAGTTTTGTTAAAATACATTTCTCATTATATAATAATATGGATAAATATGTCTTCAAATAAAATCGAAAAAGTAGATAAAACAAAAAAAATTGTAATTTTGTTTCTATTAATTTTTTTAGCCTTAAGTATACTAATTTTATCAGTTTTTAGAACAATTAGTGAAAAAAGGCATTTACCTTCATTAAGAAGCGAAAAAAATGAACTTGCTGTACGAGGTGATATCATTAGTGCAGATGATTTTAAAATCGCCTCTTCAAAAAAATTATACACGGCATCTATTGATACAAGATATTTAGATCCTAATAAAAAAGAACTTTTTTTAAATCTTTTTTCAATTTATAGTAACATTGATTATAAAACTTTAAAAGAAAAATTAATTGAAGGAGAAAAAAATCCAGGATATTTAGTTTTATCTTATCAAATTGATTCAAGAACAGCAAAAAATTTAAAAGAACTTGCATTTAAACTTATTCAATTAGATGTTTTTATTAGTAGACAAATTAATGGCTCTAAAATTTTAAGAGGTTTAACAATAGCAGAAAGTGGTGAAAAAAGAATATTTTCATATAATGACACTTTAACACCTGTGGTTGGATATATTTCAAAATTTGAATCAGAAGCTGGAAAAACCAAAGTAAATGGAATAAAAGGATTAGAAAGACATTATAATAAAGTTCTTAATCAATCAAAAGATGGTGTTTTACAAGGAGATAGAGATGTTTTATCATATATCTCTTTTGATAAAAATTCTTTAATAACAAAAAGAGTAGATGGTGCTACATTAAATTTAAATATTCCATTAAAACTTCAAAAAAACAATGAAACGACTCTTGATTTACACAAAGAAAAACTTAGTGCAGATGAGATAATTGTTGCAATAATGGATAGTAAAACAGGAAAAATATTAACAATGGCATCTTCAAACAGATTTAATCCTGAAAAAATTAGAAAAGAAGATATACCTTATTTAAATGTTCATGCAGTCGAATATCAATTTGAACCAGGTTCTGTTATTAAACCTTTATCTATTGCTCTTGCAATGGACAAAGGTTTAGTTAAAAAAAATGAAAATTTTCCAGCATACAATAACTTTGGTTCAATGGATCAAAAAGGCTATCCAAAAGGTGCTTATAAAATAGGAAGATTCACAATTAAAGATGACCATCAATTTAGAAAAAACTATTTAACTTTAGATGACATTGTTATTTTTTCTTCAAATATTGGTACATTACTAATTGCTCAAAGACTAACTGGTCCTGAATTTTTTGAAGGAATGAAAAGATTTGGTTTCACAAGAAAAACAGGTATAGATTTACCATATGAAAAAAAGGGTGTTATGCCAAAAGTTTGGCAATTCTCTGCAGGAGATAAAGACAAGAAAGATAATGTTTTTAAAGCAACTGTCTCTTTTGGTCAAGGTATGACTTCTACTTTTATTCAAGTTTTAAAAGCATATTCTGTTTTCAATAATGATGGGTATATGGTTACGCCAAGGATAGTTGATTATTTAACTTACGATAACAATAAATATAAACCTTATGATGATAAACCTGAATTTGTTATTTCAAAACAAACAGCAGATGAAATGAAAAGAATGCTTGTAAAAACAGTTACTGATGGAACAGGTAAAGCAGCTCAAATGAATGGTCTTGAAATAGGTGGGAAAACGGGAACAGCACAAATAGCAAGGGGTGGAAAATATCTTAAAAAATACATATCTTCATTCTTTGGTTTTGTAAATGACGATCAAGGAAATTCTTACACAATTGGTGTTACTGTAATTAATCCTATTTCTACTGGTAAAAATTGGTATTACTACTATGCTTCATCATCTGCCGTTCCTGTATTTAAAGAAATCGTTCAAAATTTAATAAAATTAAACTATTTAACACCTAAAGAAGATATAATTCCAAACAAATAATAATTATTATAAAGGTGAAATATGTTTGGATTTAAAAAAGAAATAAAAGAATATAACTTATCAAAAGAGGAATTATCAAAGTTTAATTATGCAAAAATTACTACAGAAAAAGGTGTGATTTTTATTAAACTTTTTAATGAAGAAACTCCAACAACAGTAGCAAATTTTGTAACCCTAGCAAATGATGGTTTCTACAATGGTCTAATTTTTCATAGAGTTATTCCAGGTTTTATGGCACAAGGTGGATGTCCAGATGGTACGGGAATGGGAAATCCTGGTTGGGCAATTAAATGTGAAGTAAATGCAAAAAAACAACTACATAATAGAGGTTCATTATCAATGGCTCATGCGGGGAGAAACACAGGGGGAAGTCAATTTTTCATTTGTTTTGTCCCTTGTCTTCACTTAGATAATCACCATACTGTATTTGGTGGTATTGAAGAAGATGATAATGATAGTTTTTCAGTTTTAGATTCTATAAAACAAAATGATAAAATAATTTCAATAGAAATTTTAGAAGTTAAATAATCATGCTAAATTATATTCTCTTAGTTATTCAAACAACTAGGAGAGCATGAGAATATAAAGATGGTACTATAAGAATAAATAGTAAAGTGAAAATAATGTAATGAAAATAAGAGGGCTTAATAAAGCCCTCTAAATCCCTAATAAGATCTTCTAATAAATTAAATAAACTAAAAAACTTTCTGTTTAGATATCTATAAAAAGGCTTTTTTCCATAATAAAAAACAAACCACAATAATAAAACCCTCGAAGAAGGAAGAAAGGAATAGCTAAAAAGAGGAACTAAAATTTCAGAAAGAAGAGTAAAAAAAGGGCTAAAAAAAAAGCTTCCTCCAAAAAGAACTAGCAGTAGTTCAAATAAGAAGAAGCTTTGTGTTTGCGTAAAAACTCAAAGCTGGCAGCGACCTACGTTTCCACCAGGGGACCCGGCAGTATTATCGGCGATGAAGTGCTTGACTTCCAGGTTCGGAATGGGACTGGGTATTTCCACTTCTCTGTAGCCACCAGCAAGTTGAGTATTAAATCTAATCCTGAATGCTTAATTATGAATTTTTAATTAAATCCTAATTAAGTAGTTAAACTTAACACTCAACTCAAACTAGAGTTAAGAAAAAATAATGTTAAAGTCTTCTGTTCTTTCCAAAAAAAGATACACAATTTGTAATTAAATATAAAATATATATATTTAATAAGATAGTAAACCAAAGAATTTGTAAATAAGCCAAACGTTCTATTAGTACTGGTCAGCTAAACGCCTTACAACGCTTACACATCCAGCCTATCAACCAGCTAGTCTTGCTGGGAACTTCAGGGAAAGTTAATCTTAGAGTTGGCTTCGAGCTTAGATGCTTTCAGCTCTTATCACATCCGTACGTAGCTACCCAACGATGCTCTTGGCAGAACAATTGGTACACCAGTGGTACGTTCATCCCGGTCCTCTCGTACTAGGGACAAATCTCTTCAACTTTCCTACGCCCACGGAAGATAGGGACCGAACTGTCTCACGACGTTCTGAACCCAGCTCGCGTACCGCTTTAAATGGCGAACAGCCATACCCTTGGGACCGACTTCAGCCCCAGGATGCGATGAGCCGACATCGAGGTGCCAAACCTCCCCGTCGATGTGAGCTCTTGGGGGAGATCAGCCTGTTATCCCCGGCGTACCTTTTATCCTTTGAGCGATGGCCCTTCCACGCAGAACCACCGGATCACTATGACCGACTTTCGTCTCTGTTCGACTTGTATGTCTCACAGTCAAGCTAGTTTATGCCATTATACTCAACAAGCGATTTCCATCCGCTTTGAACTAACCTTTGTAAGCCTCCGTTACTTTTTAGGAGGCGACCGCCCCAGTCAAACTACCCACCAGACATTGTCCTGAACGAGGTTGACTCGTCGCAGTTAGTAACTCAAATATTCAAGGGTGGTATCTCAAGGATGGCTCCGCTAGTACTTGCGTCCTAGCATCATAGCCTCCCACCTATCCTGCACATGAATATCCAAGCTACAGTGTCAAGCTGTAGTAAAGGTGCACGGGGTCTTTCCGTCTTTCCGCGGGTAGGAGGAATTTTCACCTCCACTACAATTTCACTGGATCCCTGGTTGAGACAGCTCCCATCTCGTTACGCCATTCATGCAGGTCGGTATTTAACCGACAAGGAATTTCGCTACCTTAGGACCGTTATAGTTACGGCCGCCGTTTACTCGGGCTTCAATCAAATGCTTTGCTTGCGCTGACATCATCAGTTAACCTTCGAGCACCGGGCAGGCGTCACACCTTATACATCCACTTACGTGTTAGCAAAGTGCTGTGTTTTTGGTAAACAGTCGGGAGGGACTCTTTGTTGCAACCTCTCTAGCTTTTTGGAGCAAGTCCATATACCAAAGTAGGCACACCTTATACCGAAGATACGGTGCTAGTTTGCAGAGTTCCTTAACCAGGGTTCTTCCACGCGCCTTAGAATACTCATCCCACCCACCTGTGTCGGTTTACGGTACGGGCAACATACAATATACTTAGTGGCTTTTCTTGGCACGACAGTATCATCGATTCTCCATCTCCTCCGAAGAGTGTCAAGAGCCTGTAAGATCTCGGCCTATTGCAACCCGGATTTGCCTAAGTTACAGCCTACGTCCTTCGACCCACTATTCCATCAGTGAGCTCGATTAACTCTATGCGTCCCCACATCGCGCTTATATGTTGGTATTGAAATATTAATCAATTTGCCATCGTCTACCCCTTTCGGACTCGACTTAGGTCCCGACTAACCCTACGATGACGAGCATCGCGTAGGAAACCTTGGGTTTTCGGCGTTGAGGATTCTCACCTCAATTATCGCTACTCATGCCTGCATGCTCACTTCTATCCGCTCCAACGCTCCTTACCGGTACATCTTCTACGCTGAATAGAACGCTCTCCTACCACTCAATTAAAAATTGAATCTAAAGCTTCGGTGCACATCTTAGCCCCGTTATATTTTCCGCGCAGAATCACTAGACCAGTGAGCTGTTACGCTTTCTTTAAAGGATGGCTGCTTCTAAGC
Coding sequences within:
- a CDS encoding MqnA/MqnD/SBP family protein, yielding MIFAKIDFINLLPFHIYIKKNIQSSQLKSIIEYKKSYPSYINNKFKKRKVDSAFISSIASRNEKYLDFGIVAKNEVLSVLLIPGKQETDFQSQTSNALAKVLDLRGKVIIGDKALKFYHENPNILKIDLAKQWQDKYNLPFVFAVLCFNKNQTKLKSITKKFNKKHIKIPQYILEQYSKRSGVSKKNILNYLTKIDYNLGIKEKRALKLFLKLTKEKGLK
- a CDS encoding undecaprenyl-diphosphate phosphatase, with the protein product MTIFDAIILGVIEGITEFLPISSTGHLIVASEFLGLEQTNVNKAFEVIIQFAAILAVVLNYPSKFTFSHINLWTKVLLAFLPIAIIGFIFSSQIKAMFNIEIVAWMFIIGGIIFLIVEKFYNEKETHTTDVEDVTFKQAMWIGIAQIFALIPGTSRAGASIIGAMLVKLNRKASAEFSFLLAFPVMCATTGYDLLKHHNELFVAGNILNLFVGFIVSFIVAFLAIKLFLKFLENFTFVAFGIYRILFGILLLTLF
- the murG gene encoding undecaprenyldiphospho-muramoylpentapeptide beta-N-acetylglucosaminyltransferase; its protein translation is MIETVVVTGGGTGGHLKVADAFIEDLYKRGINIIFIGSSNGQDKFWFENDTRIKEKYFLDTRGVVNKKGFGKIVSLFNIFSKTIYCLNLYFKYKIKVVISVGGFSAAPATFASILKRDCNLYIHEQNSKMGKLNELTSKFATEVFSSFDDNSLVKDYPVSNEFFNFSRVREKVKTVAFFGGSQGAICINDFALKVASKLNEMGIKIIHQTGKNDFERVKNEYKKLNINADVFDFSKQIPSKMAQADFAVSRAGASTLWELCANHLPTLFIPYKYAAADHQYYNAKVLKDKNLCFLQREDELSEDYFFEALNSDIHKISIELISSINPNATSQIVDIILKKS
- a CDS encoding FtsW/RodA/SpoVE family cell cycle protein; translation: MYFNKTNIKSINNNLNKNEADYTLFILVSLLIIISIIFSYSLTIYTVEYFGYNQFHFFIRQSLVGIVSIFLMWFLSKKDPDKIVEKVGMTFFIIFFLLMIAMPFLPGSLVTASGGANRWIRLPGFSLSPVEFFKIGFIYFLSWSFHRKVIYQPKKLGLVDEVLLLAPYFLTFFVVVFIIAFLQKDLGQVVLLGVILVVLLIFANRSFKIFLALGIIALVGLVGLIVAAPHRIQRIHSWWAMVQDGILSVLPSWAEPYLRIDELPEPYQVSHSLNAIHNGGFFGQGVALGDIKVGFLSEVHTDFVLAGITEEIGLIGLFIICSLIFSIVWRIFKISRRVENPIYHLFTLGVALMVIVAFLINSYGISGMIPIKGIAVPFLSYGGSSMLAMAVSIGLVLSISRVVKEEDVKKKVKNI
- a CDS encoding peptidoglycan D,D-transpeptidase FtsI family protein, which encodes MSSNKIEKVDKTKKIVILFLLIFLALSILILSVFRTISEKRHLPSLRSEKNELAVRGDIISADDFKIASSKKLYTASIDTRYLDPNKKELFLNLFSIYSNIDYKTLKEKLIEGEKNPGYLVLSYQIDSRTAKNLKELAFKLIQLDVFISRQINGSKILRGLTIAESGEKRIFSYNDTLTPVVGYISKFESEAGKTKVNGIKGLERHYNKVLNQSKDGVLQGDRDVLSYISFDKNSLITKRVDGATLNLNIPLKLQKNNETTLDLHKEKLSADEIIVAIMDSKTGKILTMASSNRFNPEKIRKEDIPYLNVHAVEYQFEPGSVIKPLSIALAMDKGLVKKNENFPAYNNFGSMDQKGYPKGAYKIGRFTIKDDHQFRKNYLTLDDIVIFSSNIGTLLIAQRLTGPEFFEGMKRFGFTRKTGIDLPYEKKGVMPKVWQFSAGDKDKKDNVFKATVSFGQGMTSTFIQVLKAYSVFNNDGYMVTPRIVDYLTYDNNKYKPYDDKPEFVISKQTADEMKRMLVKTVTDGTGKAAQMNGLEIGGKTGTAQIARGGKYLKKYISSFFGFVNDDQGNSYTIGVTVINPISTGKNWYYYYASSSAVPVFKEIVQNLIKLNYLTPKEDIIPNK
- a CDS encoding peptidylprolyl isomerase, which encodes MFGFKKEIKEYNLSKEELSKFNYAKITTEKGVIFIKLFNEETPTTVANFVTLANDGFYNGLIFHRVIPGFMAQGGCPDGTGMGNPGWAIKCEVNAKKQLHNRGSLSMAHAGRNTGGSQFFICFVPCLHLDNHHTVFGGIEEDDNDSFSVLDSIKQNDKIISIEILEVK